The following DNA comes from Megalobrama amblycephala isolate DHTTF-2021 linkage group LG20, ASM1881202v1, whole genome shotgun sequence.
TAGTCCACATTTTATGATCCTATCAAATGTtgttaaaaacaacataaaaagtGCCCTATTTACTTTTGACCTTTTATGTTTTGgtcattatttgttattatgaACAAATTATCAGTGCATATTATTCTgaagaataaaatgtttcaaatcaaaatgtaatCACATTATCCACCTTTGAAAGAACTTTTCTATTTTTCACATGTGTATGTGGGTGGGGAAAATTACATGATATTAACCAATAATTTAATCAAGACCCTCTTTTATGATCCAAACAACCCACTCTAGCTATTTCGTAtcatttcaaaatgcattttgaaactAAAATCTAAAATCCCCAAACAAAAGTTTCATGTTGCGAGAGTCAATTAGTGTCACTTCCCTTCTCCCACATAACAGATGTATTaggttactgttgctttgtgtTTATAGCTTCTGTAATGTGTGAAGTCTTTAGCTCATTGTCAGTGCTTTgctctgtgaatgtgtgtgtccATCCATCATTTCACCCGTGTCCACTCTGACGATTTACACAGTCTTCTCTCCTCCAGGTTCCCTCCTCACATGGTGCCCCCCCACCACAGTTTGCACACCACAGGGATCCCCCACCCAGCCATCGTCACACCCAACGTCAAGCAGGAGTCCTCTCACAGTGACATCGGATCCCTCAACAGCTCGTAAGTTCGCTTTTCGCTTTTCTGTTAATTAATCAAGTTGGTATGCATACGCTAACATCTCCTCCCTCCCATTCGCAGGAAACATCAGGATGCGAAAAAGGAGGAGGAAAAGAAGAAGCAGCCACACATAAAGAAACCTCTGAACGCGTTCATGCTTTACATGAAGGAAATGAGAGCCAAAGTGGTGGCAGAGTGCACACTGAAAGAGAGCGCAGCTATCAACCAGATCCTAGGCCGAAGGGTGAGCGTCACACACATTCGAAGTGGCAGCAGACTGTCTCAACTACTAAGACCACAGATTGCAGTGTTGTCGGTAGTGGAAAAACACTGCTCATTCACTTTTCTATTTCTGTATAATTGTAATCTTGCTCAATGTTGCTATTGAGTAAAACTACAACACTATGGGAAGGGGAAATTTTAATCACGGCGGTTGGACCGCTCATGGAAACACTTCCGTGTTGTTTGAGCCTAAAATATCAGTGGTTTCTTTCTCTCGGAGTGTGATGGCTGCAGTTTtgatggatgtgtgtgtgtgtgtgtgtttctctatGTGCAGTGGCACGCTCTGTCTCGAGAGGAGCAGGCCAAATACTACGAGTTAGCCAGGAAAGAACGACAGCTTCACATGCAGCTGTACCCCGGCTGGTCGGCACGAGACAACTATGTAAGTTTTTAAGTTTTCAACAAGTAACAATCTTTATTCCTTCCCCAGGCGCCACACAGCAGTTTAAAGCCATCTAgatgtgtattttacaaatcaTATGACAAACATCCAACAGCCTCTGGAGGAAACTAAAGCACTCAGCACTCACAAAAACAGCTCTGACTTAGGGAGTTGGCTGGTCTAAGCTGGTTTAGTTGCTCAAAACCATTTTAAGACCAGCAAAACAGATCAGCTTAGCCAAGCTGGAATTATTTCGATTTATTCTAGATCTATTTGCTGTACATGTTCTTTTCCTTGGTGCAgtcagttctgtttttttccccgTGTGCTGTACGATTTTCCTCTGCTTTCATTAGTATTCCACTGGTTCACCTAAAAAGAGAAAGGCGAGCTGAGATCAGAGTAATTAAATAACCACAGGGCCTAAACGCCTCGCAGCTTTGATGAAAGAGGACATCTCTCTCCGCTGCCAGAAATGGGGAACGAGCGCACCGTTTACAGTTCCGCCGGAGTTTCGCGCCTGACAAACGGCCCCACCGCCCAGCCTGTCAACTCCCCTTGGAGTCTGACCACGTATCTTGACTCTCCTAGTCAAAGTTCCTCAACCGGAGCAAGATAATCTTTCTGCCCGAGCCTGACCTCAGCCTCAACGAAATCAGCGGTCATGGATACGTCCGACAGAACCTCGTTTTTCGAGGAGGACAAACGCAACGAAAGTTCTCTCGCTTCTTTCTGCTCTTCCCCTCCAGTAAACTGATTCGCTCAAAGAAACCTCAAGAGATTCCAATCGTTTCACAATGAAAGGAAAACTAAGCAGCAGCGAGACAACAAGGAATAAACAAAAGGAGAGAAATAGGACGAGGGGAAAGATAGGGAAAGTTCTGTTCTGTCCTGCAGTGGCATTTCAAACCTTCAGGCTtttacatgaataaataaatcagtgAAAACATTGGCCTCTCTTGTTCATTTCATGTCTCGGTCTTTTCTGCAATATAATAACTAAGGTTCCTGTCTATTTCTCTTTTTCTGGCGGGTAACTATCAggggaaaaagaagaagagaaaaagGGAAAAGCAGGCAGGAGAGGGCAATGGTAAGTGAGCTGCAATTATCTCTCATATTAAAGCAGACCCATCATCTGTCACAAGTGTGACATCTCAAAGATGAAAGTCCAGCCTTTTTTtctcatctctttttttttttgtgcctgcCTCATTTTGTATATAGCTATGCTACCCAATGCAATATTTACACGATAGACTGCTTGTTatccccctcccctccccttACCCCATGTTGAGCATTAATAACATTGAATATGCATGACCCCCCCCACCTCCCCTCTCACCAGCTGCCCCCCCACCCTTGCCCAGCCCCCTCCAGCATTTATCGTACTGTGATATGTATGTTTTGAGAGTGTGAGAGTTGATCACCCTTGTGACTGAGTGCCAGCCTCCGAATGTGCCGCCTATGCTTGTCACTTTGCTTATGTGGTTATGTGGTCGTAACTTTGGACTGTGCTTGCTGCATGCTTTTTTATATAAGTGTttatatagtaataatatttaaaaaaaaaaaaaaaaaaaaaaatgttttttaaaacccACATCTTTCAATTAAGGAGGTTTGCTGATTACATTGATATGATTCACTTGACCGTTCTTCTTTATGATGCTGATTATTGTCCAGGAAGAATGTATTTGCGGTCTCTCTCCATCATGGACACCTTTTGAAGGCCTCTGTatcttgttctttttttttccagaacaCAGAGAATATTTTCCAAACCCTTGCCTTTCACTCCCTCCGATTACAGGTGCTAATGTCATTTTGAGTCTTAAATTACTAACttgcttttttcccctttttttggttctttatgtattcatttatttgtgcttGTGCAGTatatcaaatatttaatgaacttTCTTTAATGAATAATGCTACATGTTCATatttgctttatatatatatttatttatttgctaagCTCTGTAATTCTCTTGAAGAATACATtgctttactttattttgctccTTTTCAGTTGTTTCCTTTGCTCCATTTTTCATTATACACATAATTTCATCAAAAGATGCTTCTATGTTAAAAGTCATGtattattatgtaaaaaaaaaaaaaaaaaaaaaaaaaattcccagaTTTGGTAAACTCTAAGCATGCAGCTGCAGTATGTTTATAAGAAAGACCTCTTTATGCTAAGAATAACCAGAGATGTTGTTATCAGGGTAAACCTCCTTAATCTACTGCCTTCAGTAGCTGCCCTCCACGCCCCCAGCATGAGTGCGGGTTCTGCCCTGTCTCCTCTTGATCTGCCCTGCTTACGGCCCGCCTTCACCCTCCTCAAACACTCGTCTACCCATATCCTTTACCCTGTTGCTCAGGTGGACTGTTCGAGGTGGATGAACGTGGGCCAGGCCTGTTTATGAAGCAGCTTTGTAGTGTTTCCCTGGCTTAAACTAATGCTCCGCCTCCCTCCTATAGCTCCTCCCTGCTACTGCTACCTCAACAACCTGTCCCTATCACCTCCTCTAGTCTAGAACAGCCAGATAATGTACGGCAGCAGACATGTATCCATATCTGCTGCATCCCGCCCTGCTTACCTTTTAACAAACGAGCATTTGTTCATAAAGAGCCTTGGTTATGAAAGGCATGCATTGTGTGCTGATTTAttgatttctgtcattcatttaCTTTCATATTTGTTTcttgcagttttatttttaatttcaaatgatttgtattacTAACAAAATATGCTCATATATGTCTGTAAAAGCATTACTGCACATTTGATTGCCACTATTTAAATTGATCTATAGGGGAAATAGTAGTGCAAAGACTTTTATAGAGCTCATTGGATTCAATTTATCTCTCTTTCCGCTCTGTTTTCTTATTTCATCTCTCCTCTGCACTGGCTTCCTCTTCCCTTCTTGGTCACGTCAGATCTGAGCGCCCCAAAGAAGTGTCGCGCACGCTTCGGGCTCGACCAGCAGAATAACTGGTGTGGCCCATGCAGGTGTGTATCTGGTGTGCCGGCAGGTGTGCTAGAGCAGGTGACAGCTGGGGAACTCTCTCGTTGGTACCTCCTCCCACTTTTCTGGCTCTCTCAACCTCGCATTTTCTCCACGCCACTTCCTCTGCCAATCAGCTTCTGCAAATCTGGGAGATGGGGTTGGTTTTTTTCCTCTAGGTGGGATGAAAtggctgtttgtgtgtgtgttttttgtgtgagtgtgtgaaaaAAGAGTACTCCTTTTTGAAATGGAAAAGAGGCGGGGTTAAATACCAAGGCGGGGTTTATTTCCCTCTGTTAAGGGGTAGGGGTGTGGCCAGGGGGTTGAGATGGGCTGGTCATGGTAAGTTTTTGGGATGGCACGGTACCAATGTCCACAGCTGAATCATTTGCTCTAGCTCCATGCCTTTTTGTGTCCAATGacatgtgctttttttttttttctttctttctttgttgtgtttttatgtTCCTCTATGGATAACAGATGCAAATACCCCTAAGAAGTGTCGTGCCTTGTTCGGGCTTGACCAGCTGGGTTTATGGTGCAAACCCTGCAGGTATATTCCCAGCCTCACTATTGGGGAGAACGTCTAAATTaggatgatgatgattttaAGATGACAAAAAATCAGCTTTTCTTCTCTCAACACTTTTTTCCATGGATTATGTTTTCCTACTTCAATCTCCGAGGCCTTGTTTCAGTTTGTATGTTTACAAAGACTTCTTTCTTACTTGCTTCTGTCCTTTTCTGACTTTAGAAGAACTTCAGATGAACCGAAATCCTCGGGcagaaaaagacaaaacaaaaaaataattacaaaagcATTGTGGTCCAAATTTCAAGTCAAGCAAAAACGTTTATTTAGAGTATTTTTATATTAGTAAACTTAATTGTTGCCGTTTTTTTCTGCTCAAGGAGCTAATCTACTGTTTTGTACTGTTCTGCCCGGTCACTTCTGTTAGAACTGTGTGATGTAGCCACTTGTTTTGTGGAGGGCAGGGTTGGGGTGATGCCATCTCATCccccctctctcttttttttcctccccttcttcttcttccttctCCACTCCTCTCTTATAACCCTTTATTCAGTCCCAACCTCTTGTCTTTCTGTTCTAATACAAGCAGTCTTTGAATTGGGAATATGTTGATGGTAGGTATTTGTTTCTGCTAAGTAATACCCTTTTCTGTGTCATGCTTGTGCACTCTTTCCTTTTCACCCTTCCCTCATCGTGGACATCAGAAGTTGTGCTGTTGTGATACTCCACTCTCCGTTTTCTACTTGTCCTTCATAATCCTTTCTAGTTTAGATTCTCCAAAACCCACTCTCTCTAGGCCAAGTTTGGTGagaatcttactgaccccaaacgtttgaattGGAGTGTATATAAGACAATGATAATAATTGCTGAGTTAAATGTTGGCAGATACGCTGTTgttgttcatacttttcagttgaaACCACTCAATATTTTTCAGTTTCTAAAAACTATCCTGCTAGCCAGAAACTGTTGTATTTTTTGAAGGGTAGTGCCGCTCATCAGCACCGCTTGTTATTCAGAGGAACAGCCTGTGCATTTTTGGGCTGTGTTGAGAGAAACGCTGGTAATTGCGTCTTGATTTAGGGAGCTGGAAGGTTAAAAGACCCCACTCAGCTCTGTTTCCTGAAAGATGTATCTGGAGAAATTCCCTCAGAGACCTATAAATCGATAAGGAACACAGGGAGATACTTAGAATCAATATGGCTCTTAAAAAATGGATATTAGCTTATTTGCCGCTGTTTGACAGGCAGTTAGCACATTGACAGACCTGATCCGTTCCTAAATTCACGACCGGCCTCCATGCGAAAGACGTTTTGTAGCTGTACAGCCATGGTAGAGTAGCAGACGGATCAAACAAACACATCTCTGTCTCTATTCACCCATCTTTGACCCTGAAGTGCCATGTCTCCTCTGTATTAAGTCTGTTCTGTGCAGATCCCTCCAGCTGCATGTCGTGCATGCCCACTGTACACCAAGTGGGTTTAAGTGGCCGTGACAAGATTTCCGCCCCAAAAATCGTCccctttttgtcatttttcttcATCATAGTGTGTTATCTATCCCTCTCAGTGTCGCACTTTCGTCTGAAACCAACACGCATAAGAGCAGGCAGGGGTATGACTTGAGAAACAATCCTTACCTGGCTGTTATTTTCATGACGAAACCACAAAGAAGTTGGTTAATTGAACCCGGTTCTCCCGCAACTCTCTGGCTCCCCCTGTCTTTGATTTAATTCCCTTTTATTTTACTCTCTGTATTTGTTgctctttcttttctcttttggaGTTAGCCTCGGCTGCATCACTGAGCTCGCCCTTTAGGCAGGATAAAGAGAGTTTTTGGGGAGGAAGGGGGGTTGGTCAGGTCAGGTAGGGCAAGGTACACTGAGGTTTTCCCGCTCTCTCCGTTTCTCTCGCTTTCTCTCACCCTATCACTtctcgtctctctctctctctctctctaccccTACCTCACGGCGCGCTGGCTTGGCGCTGGTGAGATATGGCTGGCTGGAATGGCTGGCCGTAGGCGTAGCAGACGAGAGAGGGTCCTGACCCGAGCAGAAATGCAAACATGGCACCGCGACCTCTGTGCAGAGCGCTCACACACATGTCTTAGGGGCAAGCTGAGAGTAGCGCTTCCTCTCTAACCTCTTACCCCACCATCTGAACTTCCCCTGAAGGAACGCAAGGAAAAAGACAGGAAAAAAGAAGGGAGAAAGAGGAGTGTAATAATTCAAGCTGATGTGTAAACCGGATGGATCCCCTCGCGGTTTGCGAAACCGGGGTGGAGTTCTTTTGTTTGGAGTTGCGTTGTGCCGCCGAAAGAAAACAAAGAGAGATGTAGGCCTCACCTCTTTCATCGTCCTCCTTCCTCATTCCATCTCTTCATCTTCCTCTCGTCCTCCCACTGTCCTGTCCTCTCTGCATGTAATCGTGTGACACCATGTGAGAGCGAGACGGCTAATCTCGTCCAGCTCTAGCGTCCATTTTCATGCAGAGTCTGAAAGTGGGTCCGTCCAAAGTTGCTAATGAGATCAGCATGGGTGTCCCGACTTTAAGATATGTGCATTTAAATGGACGTTACGGCTCTGTGTGATTCACTCTGGTGTTCGGACCAAGAGCTTCAACATGTcccctttctttttcttttttttttttttaggagaaAAAAGAAGTGCATTCGCTACATTCAAGGTGAAGGCAGCTGTGCCAGTCCTCCTTCTTCGGACGGAAGCTTACTAGAGTCCCCCCCATCCTCCCCTTCCATGGTCTCTCCCTCCCCGTCCTCGAAAGAGTCCAAACCACAGACTGAACAAATGCAACCTCTCTCACTGACTATGAAACCGCCCCCCCTGCTCTCGTCGTCCCAACACCAACACCTCTCCATGGCTCCGCCTCCACCCTTAGCTCTGTTGGACAACTCCGGGGCGGGCAAAACGTCCGGCTCGGCGCACAACGGCTCTTTGGACCCCTCAGATGTGTCGTCGTCCCGACCCACAGGCTCCGCCTCCTCCAGGCCCACATCGGCGTGTCATTCCCACTCTCTGCTGCCCAGCTCCACCCCGACGCAACCCCTTTCACTCGTAACTAAGTCGATAGACTAGCttcgttgttttttttaaaccagcTTTCTCTGTTGGTCTGTTCATCTGTCTTCGGTCTTTTTTCATTCTGTGTTCTGTTTTTTCTGTGCGATATGGCTTTGAAAATTTTGTTAATTCTTTATCAAAGTTCATTGGTCAATATTTGACCTGTCATTatctaaaaaatgaaattattatgATTAAATATTGATAATTAAATACACTAAGTTGTAGAGTATAGCTTTGTGAATCTGCCaaattttttatgatttttttttgtttgttttttttgggggggggtgtttttgttcattttttgtttttcagctgTACAACAGAAAAACGCATAATTGTTATGTAGTTTTACATAGACATGTTTAAAGACAGATATACAAAGTAGGCGAGGATTCGGTGAGCCCTTTTCTCAAAGAATTGGTTCTCCTTCATTATTTGTATTAAATACGAGCTTGTGAACCAATCATTTTACAGCTGTCCAAAACTCAGAGGGCACGAGGACTGTGGAGACACCTCTCCGCCTGAGGAACAACTTTAATTGTGATGTTACTTGTTCTTGTTTAAATGTACAGAAATTTGGGGGGTTACTGTGTTAATATGCATTGTTCCATTGCGTTGTCTgttttatctttctttttttgtcgtTGTTTACCAGGGGGAGGGAGGTTGACTCGGGTTGGGGTGGGTGGACTCGATTGGAGGGGTGTTTTGGGGTGGGGTGGGACGGGGGTGGGGGGGAGTTGGGATATTCAATACAAACTGTCACAATGCTAGGACCAGTAGTATTTATTGCTTTAGAGATTGCTTGTTGTATCTTGTATGTTGTCCCTTTTTGAAATCTTTTCGTTTTCTTAATACATTGTATAAATATTCTTTTTCTTAACGTAAgcaacttatatatatatataaatgatccATTTTTACAAGGAGGTTTTGAAGTTTCAAATGTTTTATCGTTTTAAcatgaatttatttttattttattttaatttttttattttgtttaaaaccaGGATTCCACCTAAACTACAGTGTAGATTCtcaaaaaaaacctaaaaaagcaaaaatgcaaaaaaaggcaaaaaaaacaacaacgaaCAGACGTATGCACAACTTAATTTCTAGAAACATATCTATAAGCCATTTTACAATAGGTGAAAAGGAAACTTGAAACGGGGACGGTGGGTTCCATGTCTTCAATAGTCGAATTTCGTCTCAAGCCCTTCTTTTCTATTGCACAGTCTCATCTCCGCCTGACTGTAGAATCGTGTACAGATTTTTTCCCGTGCcaaaatttgtgataatttCCTCTCCATCTCTTATGACGCTGTAGGTTCTTTCGTTTGTccaatgtttgttttttcttttctttttcaaccATAATTTGCTGTGACGTTACATAGATTGCTATGTATGTAGTATAAATGTTGCTATAACAAATGTGTTTGGTAGCAGATtgtcaaataataaaatttaaactTAATAAAAGACGGACGTCATACTGTATAAACCCTCAAGGGCCAAATTATGTATATTAGGAGGTtcataaaaaactattaaatactacaaaaaaacacaaactgcCACTTTTAAGTACACTACTACATATAGGTAGATAGAAAAAATAGGCATGTTGATGTTGCAAGAAGCTGTAAAAAAGCTACAAGAGAATCATTCATTCGGTGCCATTGTAGTTGACATGACGCAACTGTAACCCGTCGATTACTTCTCTGGTTTATTAAGATGCTAATGATGAATAGTTTGAATGTTTCCTTAACGGCTGTGATGTTCCTGTTCTCTTTTATGctcttatatttttattttggtttgtttttatttcaatttttttcttttttcttcttttttcttcttttttttttttttgttttccgtTTTTTCCATTATTTGAAATGGTTCCcaaaaaccatgtttttgtaatgaataaatgttaatGCTGTACAGTCTCTGTAGCATGCAGTTCTGTATTAATAAAAACGAGTTAGTATGTGAACTTGCCTTCTGTCGTCTTCTTCCCTTCATTTGGATACGTTTGGCTGTAATGAccatatttattatgtattatacATGGTTGTTATTAACAGCACTATAATAAAAGTCAGACTGAATTATGCTTATTTCCCCCCCTGGTTCTGTAAGAAATTACATCAGTCACATTCTGATTTCTCAAGAGGCGTTATCTAAATGAAGGTTGCGTACTCTGACTCTGATAAGAATTACAGACAGCTGTAATGATGATTAATGCTAATGAAACTGCCAGATCAACCTAAAGTTAGAAGATCCCTGTTAGTCCACCATAACTCTCCCATCACACACCGCTTGTCTGCAGCTGGTTTCATTCAGAGTGGAATTCAGCTGACAGTCCCATGCCAGGATCTGATAATTTTAACTAGGCAGAAGGCTTTAGAAGTAATCAGAATTGGTGTTTTAAAGGTAAACATTCATTTCAGTTATTCAGTTAAGGAATGTTCTTGCGCATTATTTTCTCTGATTTGGCATATCAAAAATGACTCTTCGATTATTACGCTAGTAGACCgagatgtgtttttaaaatagaacAAACAGGTGTGAACTATACAAAAGAACATCCAGACCTTGCCGCCTTAGACATTGCGATTTCTTGGATCCAGTGATATCCGTCAGAAGAAGAGTTGTGTATGTCTTGATAAGGATGATTTTGCCAAAACATATGCTTTGAATCGCTATACAAAAGAATAAacagacattttatttattctggcACGTTCTGTTTACGTCGCTATTGTGCCTCAAATCCAAACAGTGCCTGTTCAGTCTAGAAAAGCAATATGTTTCATTTTTTCCTTTCGAGGACATTCTGAATCGTCTCAGTCTGAATGGATGTAAACAAACTTCATAAGACATCAATTGATTCAGACCACTCTACAAAGCTTTGCCTCGCAAGAATATCAACAATCCTTCGGCATTGTTCCCAAAGTTCGAAAGATCAATTGAACAGCCTCTATGTGATTATTCAACACGTTAAGGGAAATACAAATACATGTAAAATATAGGGCAAAagaatttttattaaaaacaaggttttttatttcttttaatcatTCATTTTATCTTAAATCTTTTTATCTAATTCTTCCAGCAtaaaatactgtagtatacagGAAGGTCAAGGATGGAAGAGgagacaatattttttttcttcctgtaTTGTAACAAGGCTTCGGTTGGCCTTTTGAACCAAAGGGAAAATATGAGGTTACATTCAGTTCTTTAGGcaccttttcttttctttttttagaatATTCAAGAGGAAAAACCCTCAACGCTCTGaattattcatgtttttgtatCCATATTTTATATGCAGTTGTATTTTGACACAgcttttagaaatatttttgttgtctcGTGTCAGCTGCCTGTGAAATAATATTTGGTGTGAGACCACACATATCTATTCATCTCAAAATCTGTATTATTGCAATAGgaataacaatttatttatatacacatgGGTTTTGAAATTCACGCTGTGGCTTGTGGACTTGCCATAGTGTATCATTAAAAATCGATCAatttaaatgatatattttgCAATCTATAGcatgtttatttaaacaaaaccccaaagtgacatttcaaaatgctaatcCAAACAGACGCTTTATTTTGGCTGTGTTTAGTTTGCCAGCACAGTTCCTATCCGCTTTCTTTTTAAGCAGACTTCCTCTGAAAATAGTCATTCTGCCTGTTCAAGGCTGACAAATAAGGCTTTTATTGCCAAAGGATGCATTTCGATTTACCGAACTACCGAACCTAAAGTAATTGCAGTCTGCTCTGCTACACAACTCCACTGCATGTGATGCCGTGTCTTTTAGGATTCCCTCTTAACCTTGGAAGGACCATCAATTCACCTTTTGAATCTAGCGAGTTTCCTTTCACTTCAGAGGCACTCTTTGAGTGTGTTGTATTTTCCCTAAATTAGACGCTGTATTCTTCCCCTTCATCCCTGTGAATGATGGTTGAAGATCTGTTCAAGAGGATGTCAAGCAAATGAGTTGTTTATTACTTATTCTTGTTTAAAGAAACATTGCCTGAGAGACCAAAGAGGTCAAATAGGTTTTGGACCGATATACATTAAGTCCTGGTTTCATAGACAGGGCTTTGATTAAGTCAGGATAAGGCCTTCGATTAGGATATtcaagtagcttttataaacatgccttagaaaaaaatattactggtgtgcatcttgaggcTAAACAATGgtagtgacatattttaagagatGTCAGtgatttcagttaaaacagttcaaacatgcatttaagtcttgtctgtgaaaccgggggttagTGTTGTTAATTTTCTCAGAAATCTTCATGTTCTTGCATGTTGCCCACTGACATTTAGTATACTTCACTATTACACTTTCTAGACATATTTTCTGGACTAGCCAGTTATTTCTTATGACATTTTTTAGTGAATTTAAGTCAAATTTCAGATATGACATTACAACAAACGATTAGAAAAAATATCAAAGGCTACATCCAATTATTTATGAATCcgattggaatctgatctaaaattatACAATGTGTATCGCAACTGTTCAGATCCGATTTGTGTGTCCATGCCGCTCTTTAGGGCCCATTTGCACTAGTtcgttttcgttttaaaacaCATAAGTTTTGCTATGGTTACACCTGTCATTTACACTTACGAACCTTGAAAACGGAGACTTTCGAAAAGCTGCAGAccctgtttaaaggtgccattgaccattttttttacaagatgtaatataagtctaaggtgtcccctgaatgtgtctgtaaagtttcagctcaaaataccccatagattttttttaataaatttttttaactgcctattttggggcataattagaaatgcaccaattcaggctgcggcccctttaattgctcgcgctctccgccccctcccgagctctcgactctatcattgcataaacaaagttcacacagctaatataaccctcaaaatggatctttacaaagtgttcgtcatgcatgctgcgtgcatacatcggattatgtgagtattgtatttatttggatgtttacatttgattctgaatgagtttgaggctatgctccgtggctaacggctaatgctacactgctggagagatttataaagaatgaagttgtgtttatgaattatacagactgcaagtttttaaaaatgaaaataacgaaataacgaatacagtaagaaactatggtaactttaaccacatttaacagtacattagcaacatgctaacgaaacatttagaaagaaagtttacaaatatcactaaaaatatcatgttatcatggatcatgtcagttatta
Coding sequences within:
- the tcf7l2 gene encoding transcription factor 7-like 2 isoform X10, which translates into the protein MPQLNGGGGDDLGANDEMISFKDEGEQEEKISENSSAERDLADVKSSLVNESETNQNSSSDSEAERRPPPRSESFRDKTRESLEEAAKRQDGGLFKSPPYPGYPFIMIPDLTSPYLPNGSLSPTARTYLQMKWPLLDVQAGSLQSRQALKDARSPSPAHIVGPFCLEFPGQTDLSVHQLHLSNKVPVVQHPHHVHPLTPLITYSNEHFTPGNPPPHLQADVDPKTGIPRPPHPPDISPYYPLSPGTVGQIPHPLGWLVPQQGQPVYPITTGGFRHPYPTALTVNASMSSLLSSRFPPHMVPPHHSLHTTGIPHPAIVTPNVKQESSHSDIGSLNSSKHQDAKKEEEKKKQPHIKKPLNAFMLYMKEMRAKVVAECTLKESAAINQILGRRWHALSREEQAKYYELARKERQLHMQLYPGWSARDNYGKKKKRKREKQAGEGNDLSAPKKCRARFGLDQQNNWCGPCRRKKKCIRYIQGEGSCASPPSSDGSLLESPPSSPSMVSPSPSSKESKPQTEQMQPLSLTMKPPPLLSSSQHQHLSMAPPPPLALLDNSGAGKTSGSAHNGSLDPSDVSSSRPTGSASSRPTSACHSHSLLPSSTPTQPLSLVTKSID
- the tcf7l2 gene encoding transcription factor 7-like 2 isoform X11 → MPQLNGGGGDDLGANDEMISFKDEGEQEEKISENSSAERDLADVKSSLVNESETNQNSSSDSEAERRPPPRSESFRDKTRESLEEAAKRQDGGLFKSPPYPGYPFIMIPDLTSPYLPNGSLSPTARTYLQMKWPLLDVQAGSLQSRQALKDARSPSPAHIVGPFCLEFPGQTDLSVHQLHLSNKVPVVQHPHHVHPLTPLITYSNEHFTPGNPPPHLQADVDPKTGIPRPPHPPDISPYYPLSPGTVGQIPHPLGWLVPQQGQPVYPITTGGFRHPYPTALTVNASMSSLLSSRFPPHMVPPHHSLHTTGIPHPAIVTPNVKQESSHSDIGSLNSSKHQDAKKEEEKKKQPHIKKPLNAFMLYMKEMRAKVVAECTLKESAAINQILGRRWHALSREEQAKYYELARKERQLHMQLYPGWSARDNYGKKKKRKREKQAGEGNDANTPKKCRALFGLDQLGLWCKPCRRKKKCIRYIQGEGSCASPPSSDGSLLESPPSSPSMVSPSPSSKESKPQTEQMQPLSLTMKPPPLLSSSQHQHLSMAPPPPLALLDNSGAGKTSGSAHNGSLDPSDVSSSRPTGSASSRPTSACHSHSLLPSSTPTQPLSLVTKSID
- the tcf7l2 gene encoding transcription factor 7-like 2 isoform X12, translated to MPQLNGGGGDDLGANDEMISFKDEGEQEEKISENSSAERDLADVKSSLVNESETNQNSSSDSEAERRPPPRSESFRDKTRESLEEAAKRQDGGLFKSPPYPGYPFIMIPDLTSPYLPNGSLSPTARTYLQMKWPLLDVQAGSLQSRQALKDARSPSPAHIVVPVVQHPHHVHPLTPLITYSNEHFTPGNPPPHLQADVDPKTGIPRPPHPPDISPYYPLSPGTVGQIPHPLGWLVPQQGQPVYPITTGGFRHPYPTALTVNASMSSLLSSRFPPHMVPPHHSLHTTGIPHPAIVTPNVKQESSHSDIGSLNSSKHQDAKKEEEKKKQPHIKKPLNAFMLYMKEMRAKVVAECTLKESAAINQILGRRWHALSREEQAKYYELARKERQLHMQLYPGWSARDNYAGNYQGKKKKRKREKQAGEGNEHREYFPNPCLSLPPITDLSAPKKCRARFGLDQQNNWCGPCRRKKKCIRYIQGEGSCASPPSSDGSLLESPPSSPSMVSPSPSSKESKPQTEQMQPLSLTMKPPPLLSSSQHQHLSMAPPPPLALLDNSGAGKTSGSAHNGSLDPSDVSSSRPTGSASSRPTSACHSHSLLPSSTPTQPLSLVTKSID